In the genome of Yarrowia lipolytica chromosome 1B, complete sequence, the window CGTGAGTGTGTTTTGGGGTGAAGTCAAGATAAGTTGCGAAAAGAAACTGCTGACAGCGCTGTATGTGTACAATTTGGGGTATGACTCGCCCTCTGACACTTTTTAGAACTCTAACCCTATCTGCaatcattttttttattgcCCTCCCAGAGCAAACTCAACCTCCATTTTGCTTTGAGGTCCTATTAGCCATATGAGTGGCCCTTGCTGTTACACGGTTGGGTGAGACACAGCCCAGGTTGCGGTTTCAACTGTGGCTGTGAAGGGCTATAGTAGTGCTATCATGACGAAAGTAGCTTTAAAGTATTGCACGAGCTGAGAGGAGTAGGATGGTATGCTTTTTATCTCTCAACTTTCAACTTCTTCCTACTCGGAATTCGTTCTAAAATCTTCCATATAATTATTTTCGCGACTTCCACTTGCCATTACAGTTTGGGAGCACCTTTTTTGAACTTGTCCAGGTAAATGAATAATGGTCGTTGAAGTACGGGACTAGTTTGACCTATCTGCCTCGGTGGTGGAATTCGATCAACATTATCCTTGTATCTCTAGCACCAATAATAGGCAAGATAATCGCCAATATCACGCCCTGTACGGAGCATTCTCACGGTTTAGCTTCCAAGGGTCAATCAACAAGCATGTTTACTTAGATTGTAAGATGGCAAGTCCAAGAGCGGAATGAAGCCCCAGAAGGCATCCATAAGACCCCAGCAGCCAACCACATGCCGCAAGTGTAAGTTTGTCCCCTCATCGTGTTTTGCACAGCACTGATATTTCCTGATATTTCCTGATATTGTTCAAATCTCTACAGCCGCATCGTGATACATGAATTAGGCAATATATGCTCAGTGCTCACACGAGTGCCTGGCTAATGCGGACTATCTTCGGAGTCGCAGTTTAACGACCTGGGGCACAGTAGCGGCGCATATGAGGGTTGCTGTTTCCCAGTCAGCGGCAGCAAGGTATTTGTGACATGTTTTCTTCCCCATTTTTGCCCATTTTTTCCTTCTGTTCGTTTCGTCCCAACACAGGTGGGCAAGTCTTCGACCCTACGTCAAATATGCGAGTAACCAGAGAAATATAGGAAAATTTTGCAGGAGGGGAAATAATTTATAGAAAATCAGAAGAATTGCCGAGTATTAAATTCGTTGGAGGGATCGAGAAAACTGGGCAATAAATATCTCTCCCGCCTCCACCTTGTTCGCTCCACCCTTACTCATCATTCTAGGGCCCTCCTTTGGCGCCCGCGGTGGGCATGTATCTCATGTAAAGACAGGAGCGACACCTTGGGCAATGTAACAAAAGCAAGTAAAGTTCGGGGCTCATctaagtacgagtatgacGTCAGAGGACAGCACGCCCCAATCTCATGGTGGAAGCTTGCAATAGTGGAGAAAATTAATTTTCACATTCATATGACACAGAAGATCATCGATAACGCCACTTCCCCGCCTCTCCACCCTACAGGTACCTTTCAGAGGCCCTTCTGTTTACCCCTTCACgctcctcaaactccaACCTAAAGCACCTCTCCAACCTTCGCGTGTTACTGTAGGAACCTTGACGTTGGGACTTGCTGGACTTGGAGATACCCTACGGACTCTGGGATACTCAAGCAATTTGTTTTGACCGTGCCCCAATCGGGTCTGTTGGGACACAGCCCGCCTCATTGCGTGCTTGAGAGAATAACGTGATTGGGCATCGTATCAAGATCATACAAGACCTTCTCAAGTCAGATGATGGCAACATGTTACAGACCATACCCTGTCAGACAAACATGGAGCCCCTGATGCTATACAGTGCCCATCTACTGTTAATATCCAGCAAATGCGTGCTACAGTAGAGGCAGAAGCTCTCACTCTTCCAAGTCGGGAAATGAAGCATCGTACCTAAATTGTGAGCCAGATGATCAATGGAGCCTAAGAGCCGTATTATGAGTACATTCTCGTACAATGTACCTGAGCTGGAGGATTCTGCTAGGAAGCTGAACGAGTGGGCACTGTCTATACCTTGAGTTTGATATCACGGTGGTGAATTCCAGTCATTAGACTGTCGCCGTAAACAGACCAGCTTGAAAGACACAACAGGCAACCAACCACACATGGAGTGGTTATACTAGTACATAGGGCAAGATGAgtgttacttgtacacaaTTCTCTAGAAGAATAAATGATTATAATGCAAATTATAGATGTCAATGCGCTAACCGAAAATGTTCGCATCCTTCTCTGGCATTCTTCGGGCGGAAGACAGTCTCCAAGAATCCTGATCCTGAGCGTACCGATCATAAAGGGgcacaatcttcttggactttttCTCTTTGGATAGCTTGCTAGTGTCTGCAAAGCTGAAGAATGTGGGAGCAGCCCAGGGCAGCCACTTGGCGTCAATAGAAGTCACACAATGCATATACTCCTTGGAAGTCAACAATAGAGTATGATAGATGACATACTGAGAAGGTTTAGAAAAGAGCGCAGAAGAGGGATGCATAAAAACAGGTGTTCGTTCAATAAGCGTCTTGTAGCCCTGCTGGGGATCTTTCTCGGCAGAATTCTTGAAGTATCCCGAACATAGAACCTTGCGAACGATATCAGTAGACGCTCCACATGATGAAATTCGGTGCTTGTATCGTCCCATGATTGACACCAGTTGGTTACGGACATCCTGCGCTCTTCGCATGGATCTGTCTTGAATGAAGTTCTCATTGGTCCACATTTTGGAGCAGTTGTTTCGTTTCCATGCATTGTAGACATTGAGCATCGTCAGATGGTCACCTGTGGGGTCCATGAACTTCTTCCGCTTAGCATCAGCCTTTTCGGCCATGTTCTTGGGCCGGAAGAAGACACTCTGAACAGAAAGCATAGCCACAATGGTCAGAATCTCCTCAGCACAGTTGTGATCAACAGAGTTGAGTAAAACCTTCGCCATGGCAGGCTCCATAGGAAAGTCGGCCATGTTTCGACCCAACTTAGTCAGCAGACCTTCTCCGTCAATAGCGGAaagatggtggagatcGTTGAGAGCAGACAGCAGCGTGTtgtgaggaggagggtcCATAAAGTCGAAATTCAACAGATCGTTGATACCCATGGCCTTCAACATGAGAATAGTGTGACTCAGGTTCTGTCTCTGAATCTCAGGGACAGTGTTGGTAAGCATCTCATTGTGGAACGAGTTCTCAGTGTACAATCTGTAGCACTTACCGGGACCTGTTCGACCAGCTCGACCAGCTCTCTGGGTAGCCTGAGCTTGGGAAATGGGTGCAATCTGAAGAGAGTCCATGCCCAGTTTTGAGTCGTAAGCGTTAATCTTGACGAACCCAGGATCAACCACATAGTAGACTCCATCGATGGTAATGGAGGTTTCGGCGATATTTGTAGCAAGAACAACCTTTCGAGATCCAGGTGGAGCAGGATCGAAGATACGAGACTGCATTTCGGAGGGAAGTGACGAGTACACTGGCAGAATGATCAACGGGCCAGCGACAGactcaatcttcttggatCGTTCATAGAGAATCTCACATGCACTGTCAAtctcttcttggccagtAAGGAAGACAAGAATGTCTCCAGGGTcttgggtcacgtgaatatCCATCACAGTATCAATAGCGGCCTCCAGGTAGTCGGCTTCAGGCTCCTTGGCAAAGTGCTCCTCAACAGGGAACGTTCTTCCAGGGATAGTGATGATAGGTGCTCCATCAAAATACGAAGAAAATTTCTCTGCATTAAGAGTGGCAGAAGTGATGACTAGTCTGAGGTCGGGACGCCGCTTTGCtgccttcttgagcagtgCAAACAAAATATCTGTCGCAATAGTACGTTCATGGGCCTCATCCAACATCAGAACGCTGTACTGGTCCATATCAGGGTCAACTAGAGCCTCTCGCTGAAGCATACCATCCGTCATATACTTGATCTTTGTCTGGGGGCACGTCCAATCTTCAAATCGGATCAGGTATCCAACTTCCTTTCCTACCTTACACCCCACCTCTTCAGCAACACGCTTtgcaacagaaacagctgCAACTCGACGGGGCTGAGTACATCCAATTCGCTTGTTTTTGGCGAAACCGGCTTCATAGAGGTACTGGGTGATTTGTGTGGTCTTTCCGGATCCTGTTTCTCCAACCACAATGATGATCTGGTTATCTCGAATGGCATTAATCAGGTCCTGTCTGAACTCATAGACAGGAAGAGACCTTCGAACTTCGGCAATAGACATGCTATCTCGCTGTCGGTTGCCATATGCTGTATTTTTTGTACCAATAGTGGCTTGCTTCCATTCCGGATCTGCAGCTCCATACTTGTGGTGGGCAAGAGGATCTGACGCGACATCGAGAGAGTTTCTGCTATCACGAGTCTCAGATGCAGCATCCTGACTAAGCAGATCCTCGGCCTTCtctttctgtttcttctctcttcgCTCCTTTGCACTCACTGCACTGTTGATGGCAGCTCTATTGAGAGATCCATCTGGCGCCTTAACCACACGCACAGGTGACAATTCCAAGCTTTGGAAGGTTTGTCCAGCAAGAAAGGGCGGTTCGATTTCTTTGACTTCAATCTCaacatcctcctccactccAACCGTAGCTTCTTGTTGTAGCGACTCAATATCCTCGTCCAGATCAGGGTAGTCTGCTGCATTAACCACACCCGATGCAATCAGCTGACGAATCTCCCATCTCTCAGGAGAAGTGAGACGAGTTCGTTTCTTGACTGGTTGTTCATCCTGTTTCTGGTATCTTCGTCCCCTTTCTTCACTTCCTCCATCTCTACCTCTTGAACGCTCGACACGCTCCATTACCTGCCCTGTCTGTTGATCAACGTCATTGAGAGACAGGCCGATTTTCCTTCCATCAATCTTGCACACCTTGACGTATACAACGTCTCCCACACTGACCACGTCTGAGGGATGATCCACCCGATTCGCTGCCAACACAGAGACGTGTACCAGACCGTCGGTTTTGTTTTTCAACCCAGACAGAGTCACGAATGCACCGAAAGAAGTCAGGTTCTTGACACGTCCCTTGTATACCTTGTTGATAATGGGTTCCAAGTCAAGctctccttgatctggacTCAGACTTCGTCGTTTCGAACGGTCTCGACGATCTGATCTATCTCTGTACTCCCTGTCTCGCTCTTCATTCCTTGGTTTGGTGACCTCCTCAGGTCCCATATCGCTCTTGATAGGGGCTGTATCCTTCATGGTCAGAACAGACAGCTTCTCAGAAGgttcctccttcttcactgtgggctcctccttgacgggGGCAGGCATGGAGTTGCCTCTGTATTTCGGATGCAGATCACTGATAAGCTGGCGCATACGATCCACAAACGAGTCTGGGAAATCGCCACCAACAGCTTTTAGTTTAGTTGCAAAATCATCTCTGTCTCCCTTGGATTCCTCGTACATACCCAGAACAAATTCAGCTAGCGTCTTGTCATTAATGCCGGTGTAATTATTGATTTCCTGGGTTAGAGTTGAAACCAGGGCGATGATTTCGAGCTGCTCTAGCTCATCCATGGTCGTCGTTGTATGCTGATTGTAGATTTCGATTATGAAGAAGAGTGTTGAACTGCATGCATGTTTCTAGAACCTTAAATAAGCTTCCACTCCAAACCGAGTTATATTGCTAAAGTATAGAATCAAGTAAATGACGTGAAATTGTGAGACTTGTACTTCGGGTGAAGGGAACTCATCTCCATACGAGTCGTCACTGAGAGCTGTAATTAATACATCACACATTACCTGAGGCTCATCAACGATACTCAATTCCATTGTCGCATATCTGTCTCATGAAAAACCCCATGGAATCCTCTAGAACACATGCTGTTGCTCTCTACCTACAATACAGTAAACACCAAGTTCGTCATCCCCACATCTTCTCGCTGATACACAGCCAACCCCTCTTTTCATGATACTTGTTGGATGCGACGCGGTGCACAGCTGTAGGCGACTGATCAGACACACACCCATCTTCTTTGTCTACTAATGATATATTTATAACAGCCCTGGTTATTACTACCGTTTCAGTCTTTTGGGACGCAGTCACAGTAACCACCCTTTGAGCCTCACCAGAAGGAAGCACATAATAATAGCAAGAGACTGTAAGAcgtacgatacgatactCGAAAGCACCATTTCAATAACTGAGCTGAAATTTACAACCACAGAGCCACAAGCAAACCTCATATACGCCCTGGACCAGTCTATCGCAATCCCCGTCAGTACCGAGATCGcattctctctctctgagGAGAACGTGACACACAAATCAACAGCAACTAGCATAACCAAAGAACTTGGATGCGCAATTGAACAACTGGAAACAAACAACTATACAGTAGTTGTTACTGCACCATCATTGTTCACTGCATCATCAGCATTACTAACCACCAGCAACCACACACCATACTTCTCTCGTCATGATCGTTGTTGACCCATATTATTGCCAGCACCATAACAGATTTTTTACCCGCGAGGAACTCGAAGAACACCAGAAGGCATGCAATGGACCATACTTCATGTCCAAGGAATTCCGGCGGCCTCCGGAGGTTGGAACGCCTTAACTAACAGATACATAGCTGCCCAGACTGTCGCCGACACATActgcagtacagtacctgtacttgtaacatAGTGCACGTCATCAGTTTCTACTGCTGTTACCGTCTTAACATAAAAATATAATAGTTATAATCTACCAATTGCGATCTTGTAGGAAGCTCAATGCTCAGCACAAACCGCCAGTTTCTCAATGACCTCGTCCATTCATTTAGATGCGCTCATTGATCCCGCTATGCTCAATCAACAATACTGATTAAGCAGCGATCTCTCCCTGCTGgacctccagctcctcagTCACCTCAGCTTCTGGGTACTCGTCGGGGTAGACCAGAGCAGAGACGTCTCGAATGCCATCCTTGTCCACGACCTTGACGTAGACGCCCTTGAAATCCACGGGCAGACGGGtctgcagctccttgatgcACATTCTCATGAGGACCactccctcctcctgggtCATACCCTCCTTCCAGTGTCGGTCCAGTAGCGACATTGTGTAATAAGCGGCGTAGCCGTGAGCGGCATAAGGCAACTCCACGTTGGAGGCTAGGTAATCGATGAGATTGAGGGTGGGCTTTTCAGTCTTGGGATCAAATCCGGCAATCAGGACGTTGACCTGATAGGGCTTTCGTGATCGCAGGGCCTTAGCCAGCTGGTTTCGAGTGAAGGAGGCGACGGCAGAAGGAGACAGCTCAATGTCGTGTCGGATGCCGTACAGTCGAGTGTTGGCCATGATGTACTCGGCAAACTGGACTGTGTCTCCTGCCTCTCCGGTGTAGGCCATCAGAGTGTTGGGGTTGAGTTCTCTGGTCTTGTCGTCACCGACCTTGATGACGGAAATACCTCGGGTGGCAGCCTTGGAAGTGGCAACCAGCACTCCGCCCTTGATTCGCAGTCCCAGAACGATATCCATCTTGTGATTGTGTAGTGTGGTGTTGGATGGGTCTCAGAGAGTCAGTAGTGATGCAGATACACAAGGTGGCAAGGTTAGGTGGCGTCACGTGCAGGTGGCGGTTATGAAGTGCTATTGGTACCAGTACTTAGTCCAATGGGATGGAATGACCGGGTCTGATCAATGATTAATGATAAGGGCAAAAGATTGATTGACGATAGTTGTTTGAGATGGAGACACTTGCTTGGAGTCGTGTGTCTTTGTTGTCGTTGGGTGTGCTGATTAGTAAGCTGATTTGAGTGGTACCAGGCTGATTGTAGGGGTTATGCTGAAGCGATTGCAATAACACATTTGAGGTGAAACTAGTCCACCTATTAGTTCATATCAATGATTTCTTGTCTGTCTATAATGACATCCAATGACAAGTTTAGCTAGCTGCTGTAATTAATTGAGGTGTTCTACTTTTCGGAGAACAAAATGTCTCCATTGTTCCCAATTACATTCATAACAAATTGGATAACTAAAGAATGGAGTTAGTTGAACATTATTTGGGGTTGAACAGTTGGTCAAATAGTGGAAAAGGAAATAAAAGGGCAGGTTTTCAATGCTTACAGGTATTTTGGTTTCATTTTCTGTCTTAATCATGTACGGTATGGCTATGTTCAAAGCCACAGGGCACTTTTGTTGCAAATCTCGATTCAAACAATATTTCGCGCAACTGACGTCAAAGGGGATATATAAACGAGAAACAAAAACGAGAAGCTACACGGGGAGTAAAGGGACGCGAAGATGGGGATTGAAAATTTCAGTGATCACTCGTCATATCTCTGTCGATGCCATCACTCACGTTATGCCGATGataccgtatgtacagtggGTACTGTAGCTGGCGTCATGCGTCATGGATAGCTACCTCATTATTCCCTCCGTCATGTCCGAACAGTCGCTGTAAGAGACATTTGTGTGGCAGAGATCGATGTGATACCTTCAACacgagctcgaggagctTGTAGGTTGTATAACGAGCTCCAGTGTCGAAGTTGCAATGTGAACAGGGCAAGGAGTTACATAGACCACTGTACAGAACCACACGATGCTATTAAAGAAAGTAGCATCTTTGGCAAGCTCACTCATAGAATTATACAACTATCTGTAACCATCTATTGTTTTTATTCATGCTTACACTATCAGAGGGAGAATAGTGCAACACTTGACACTGACAAACCATACAGACTCATGCAGAGTGAACATCTGCAAGGCTCTCTGAGAATATAGGATTGGATGAACCTCACAGATATAGACACAGTAGGGAAGAGAACAGTCAAGCATCTTACCGTACAAATAGGACTGGCAATTAACCAAACCTGCATCCCTCTCATTTAGTCTCAGTGGAACATTCACAGTATTGTTTTCATGCGATCACTCTCAGCCAGCATCCACTCGTCGCAGTCCCCTATGCCTAATAGAAGGAAATATCCTTGGAAAAGTCCATCTTTTACAGACAACGGTAGCTTTATAATAAATATAACCGTTTTAGTAAGTAGTATATGTATATATCAGCAATATCTTTTTGATCCtcaatgtacagtatgatGGATATCTCCCCATGTCTTATTTGTCATTTATAATACCCCCCAACTCTAATCACGTCTTTCGCAACGCGTGGAGTTAAATTGATTCCCAACTTGGAGAGACGCGTTTAGCATCGTACTGCACcttcattttttttgtcctcTACAGTTGACATCTCAAATCGGCACACCTACCCCACGCAACATATACTACAGCTCAAATGACAGTATCCGAGCCCTCTTCGCCCGTATCGACCGCGGAGCCCCCAACTGACATCACTGTGCcaccttcatcttctccacgaCTTCCACAGCAGGGGCTGTATGATGCTATCATGAACGATGTCATGGAACAAATTGAGGAGCCTCTTCCTGAGATTCCAGAGACGCGACAACCCGAGACTTCGGTTAGCGCCCCCGAGGTTGATTTTGAGGGCCTCGGACTCTTTTACTCGCGTTTCTTTCCCTTCAAGACGCTTCATCGATGGCTCAACCACTCTCCCCGAAATGGACGAGACTTTGCTTATCGAGAGTTTGCCTTCACTCTGAGAAACGGTGCGTATCTGCGATTCAACTCATTCGCGGAGGAGCGTGAATTCAAGTCTCGAGTCGACGATCTTGTTCCTGAGCGATTCGAGATCGGAGCGGTCTACTCACATTCGCCCAAGGACCGAAAGAAGTTGCGAAAGGACGTGTTTAAGCCTGTCTCTAAGGAGCTCGTCTTCGATATTGATATGGACGATTACGACAAATTCCGAACGTGTTGTTCTGGAGCATCCGTCTGCAACAAGTGCTGGAGATACGTGCAGGTAGCCGTTAAGATGGTCAActctgctctcaaggaggatTTCGGATACAAACACATTATGTGGGTATTTTCGggccgacgaggagcccaTGCGTGGGTCAGCGACAAGAAGGCTCGTGATCTTAACGACAGACAGCGTTCTACAGTTGTTTCCTACATTGCTGCATTTGGAGACGCTACAGACAAGAGTGCTGCCGGCAACTCGAGTCTTCGACGTCCCCTGCATCCCCATCTTCAGCGGTGTCTTGATATCGCCACCACCGTATTCAACGAGGTTGTCCTGCAGACCCAGGACCCTTGGGCCAATGAGGAGGGCTCCAAATTCCTGCTGGCGTTCATTCCGGACGAAAAGCTGAGAAGAGCCCTGGCTGAGAAATGGAAGAAGAACGGAGACTCTGCTAGCTCGGCAGACAAGTGGAGCGATATCGACAAGGTGGCTTCCTCGGGAGTATCTGCGAACCTGGATACCAAGAGGCTCGTCGAGGCCAAACAAAACGTGATTCTAACTGTTTTCATGCCAAAGCTCGATGGAGCCGTGTCTCGAGGAACAGGCCATCTTCTGAAATCGCCCTTTTGCATCCACCCAAAGACCTCCAACGTCTGTGTGCCCATGGACGTCGACAGCCACACTCATGAGTTGTTGTTCACCCCAGAGGATTGTCCTAAACTGCAGGAGATTATTGACGACTTCAACAATTACGAGGGAGATGCTCAAGGTACTGTTTCCAAGCACGCTTCTGATAAGACTCGACTCAAGCCCTTCGTCGAGGTGTTTGATAACTTTGTGGAACCGCTCTTGAAGGAGGAAATTGAGCGAGTCAAGGCTGCCAACGTGGGTTCGATGGAGTTTTAGACAAGGAAACATGATGAAAATGAACGTTTAATATATTTAATGGTGTTTTTGACCACACGTGTAGAACTTCCAAACATCCAGACAACAGTTTATACTGTAAATGCATATAGTATATTATCGTAGCTTACATATGCGAGTACATCATACTGTAACTGTTTCATTCCAttatacagtacatccaacacatgtactcgtacttatACAGACCCgtggtactgtagctactgcTCCGCTCTTTTAATACACAATAAATATTAGCTAACCGATAGATACCACATCTACTTACATAACCACACAACAAGGCTCAGCCAGATTGGAATAGAAAGTATCAAGAAATCCTCCAAACTCGGGCTGGTGGTCTAGTACAGTGATTTCAATCTTCTGACGGCCTGCTTGGTTGTGGCTCCAAAACAGCTGGTTTCGTGCAGTCTTCCACGATCCAGTTGAAACTGTCACCGACAAAAAGTTGGTGGGGAAGACAAACTGAGGAATGGCAATGATGGTCTCCTGGTTAGAACCAGCAGCCTCAATCTCCAAAATGTAGTGTCTTTTGATGAGCTCATAGCTCGTAGCTGCGAGAGTACCGCCAATAGCAATCGGATACGGACGGGCAAAGGCCTCGACCGCACGGACTCCCTTCTGGCTTACAGGGGGCagctcatcctcctcgtgAGGGTCCTTTCCTCGATTGAAGAAGTGAAGAGGGTTATGAGGATGGGGCAGATGAAGACGGTTGTGGCCATCCACATTGGCATGGGCAGTCGTGTCCGTGCCCTCCGCTTCATCTGGTTTGGGCGTGGGAGTttgttgagaaggagaagaatCGGTTTCCGACTTGTCGCCGACGAAATCACACAGACTAGGAGCAGGGGACACAAATGGAGTGCAGTCCTGGTGGTCATGCTGGGGTTGCTGCAGAATCGACAATCGGTccttgttggggttgtcgTCGCTCAGAGGACTCCTACTCCAGAAAGCGAAGTCCTCTCCGTTCCACTCATCGCCCCATTTGTGGTTGTTATGCACTGTGTAACACCACATGGTCACGTTGATGTCGGCCTGGTCAACGGCATTCATGTTGGCGTCTAGTGCCTTGAGCTGGGACGAGTAGTCGCCATTGGAGTATGCGGACTTGTCATCCATGTCGAAGGGCATACCAGTCTCGGTCATTACCATGGGAATGGGACCCATATTGTCCAgaccctccttcttcatctcctggagctgttgagCGAGACACTTGCGCACAGCAGAAGGTCCAATCTTGAGAGCAAATGCAGGGTGCGAATATCGTCCTCGCAGAATACCCAAAACGTCGACATTCCACGTACACCATCGCTTCAACATCAGAGTGAGACCGTCGTAGAAATGAGGCGCGTAAAGGACCCGTCGATCCATGCAGGTCTTATCATCCTTGATGAGAGGAGGAATTCGCATGACGGGGGGCTGACACAGCAAAAACACCTTATCACACACCTCTCTTCGCATCGTCTGAAAGTATAGAGCCCAGTGGTCCTTGAAGTACAGATTGACGAAtccatcttctccgtcGTTCTTTGTGCCCTTGACGTTAACTACGTCTCCATGTGTGTTGACGGTAAAGTAGTCTGGCCGCAGCAGTTTCTTCTCTGCCGGGTCCCAGACTCCATGCTGTGCCCAAACACACTCTCCAAGCACCCACCCGGGATCTCGCTTCCAGCCGTACCGGGTGTCGTCGTAGTCGTCGAGCTTGGGGTCGATCCATGCTCGAACTCCTTCGGGGTCCAGAACTCGAGTTCCCTTCTTTTTGGGACCAAAGTTGGAGAACTCaaactcgtccacctcAACTTGCATGCCCATTCCGAGTTGGAAACTCTGGAAAGGTGTAGGATGAGGACCCAGCTTCAGAGGCTGCTCGTCAGGCAGAATAGCCAGGTTAGGATGGCCAATCAAACCGACAGACGGCTCGTTCAGAGACTCCAGACCAATAATGCAAGTGTTCCACAGCTCGGGGGCACGTGCCTTGACACGTTTGTAGAAGAAAACCATGGCATTGATGAAGTGGTTGGTCAGGAAGTCCTGAATGTTGATGCCATTGATGATGCACTTTGGGGCGTAGTCCCGACCGCCGTAGAAGAGTGTAAACATGACAAAACATGCCAGTCGGGTATAGTTTGTGGCCCAGATCATTTTCGGGAACTCTGAGGG includes:
- a CDS encoding uncharacterized protein (Compare to YALI0B11418g, similar to Saccharomyces cerevisiae YIR007W; ancestral locus Anc_7.172, similar to uniprot|P40566 Saccharomyces cerevisiae YIR007w hypothetical protein); translated protein: MTRAKQLVIDSEGILRDERHRQINLRGINMASDAKMPSDPYLPTHQKSSEDFWDGDNARFIGRPFHLKDAHEHLQRIKSWGFNTIRYIYTWEAIEHEGPGKYDEDFVDFTIEVLRLCDSYGFYVIMDPHQDVWSRHTGGSGAPMWTLYAAGLNPRTMSKTWAALVHNTWEPKPSEFPKMIWATNYTRLACFVMFTLFYGGRDYAPKCIINGINIQDFLTNHFINAMVFFYKRVKARAPELWNTCIIGLESLNEPSVGLIGHPNLAILPDEQPLKLGPHPTPFQSFQLGMGMQVEVDEFEFSNFGPKKKGTRVLDPEGVRAWIDPKLDDYDDTRYGWKRDPGWVLGECVWAQHGVWDPAEKKLLRPDYFTVNTHGDVVNVKGTKNDGEDGFVNLYFKDHWALYFQTMRREVCDKVFLLCQPPVMRIPPLIKDDKTCMDRRVLYAPHFYDGLTLMLKRWCTWNVDVLGILRGRYSHPAFALKIGPSAVRKCLAQQLQEMKKEGLDNMGPIPMVMTETGMPFDMDDKSAYSNGDYSSQLKALDANMNAVDQADINVTMWCYTVHNNHKWGDEWNGEDFAFWSRSPLSDDNPNKDRLSILQQPQHDHQDCTPFVSPAPSLCDFVGDKSETDSSPSQQTPTPKPDEAEGTDTTAHANVDGHNRLHLPHPHNPLHFFNRGKDPHEEDELPPVSQKGVRAVEAFARPYPIAIGGTLAATSYELIKRHYILEIEAAGSNQETIIAIPQFVFPTNFLSVTVSTGSWKTARNQLFWSHNQAGRQKIEITVLDHQPEFGGFLDTFYSNLAEPCCVVM